In Streptomyces seoulensis, the following are encoded in one genomic region:
- the thrB gene encoding homoserine kinase, which translates to MAGPAFRAAAVRVRTPATSANLGPGFDALGLALGLYDDVVVRVADSGLHIDIAGEGGDTLPRDERHLLVRALRTAFDLLGGQPRGLEIVCANRIPHGRGLGSSSAAICAGIVAARAVTIGGESRLDDTALLELATEIEGHPDNVAACLLGGFTLSWLESGAARAVRTEPDPSIVPVVFVPAKPVLTETARGLLPRTVPHVDAAANAGRAALLVEALTRRPELLLPATEDRLHQEYRAPAMPESAALVERLRADGVAAVISGAGPTVMALTDEATADKVQALAGADWAANRLSVDTRGASVLPLAS; encoded by the coding sequence ATGGCCGGTCCCGCCTTCCGCGCCGCCGCCGTCCGGGTGCGCACCCCCGCCACCAGCGCCAACCTCGGTCCGGGCTTCGACGCCCTGGGCCTCGCGCTGGGGCTGTACGACGACGTGGTCGTCCGGGTCGCCGACTCCGGGCTGCACATCGACATCGCCGGTGAGGGCGGTGACACCCTCCCGCGCGACGAGCGCCATCTGCTCGTACGCGCCCTGCGCACCGCCTTCGACCTGCTGGGCGGGCAGCCGCGCGGGCTGGAGATCGTCTGCGCCAACCGCATCCCGCACGGCCGCGGTCTCGGCTCGTCGTCCGCCGCCATCTGCGCGGGGATCGTCGCCGCGCGCGCGGTGACCATAGGCGGCGAGTCCCGCCTCGACGACACCGCGCTGCTGGAACTGGCCACGGAGATCGAGGGCCACCCGGACAACGTCGCGGCCTGTCTCCTCGGCGGATTCACCTTGTCCTGGCTGGAGTCGGGCGCCGCCCGCGCCGTACGGACCGAGCCGGACCCCTCCATCGTGCCGGTGGTCTTCGTGCCCGCGAAGCCCGTACTCACCGAGACCGCGCGCGGACTGCTCCCGCGCACCGTCCCGCACGTCGACGCCGCCGCCAACGCGGGCCGTGCCGCACTGCTCGTCGAGGCGCTCACCCGGCGCCCCGAACTGCTGCTGCCCGCCACCGAGGACCGGCTGCACCAGGAGTACCGCGCCCCCGCCATGCCGGAGAGCGCGGCACTGGTGGAAAGGCTGCGCGCGGACGGCGTGGCGGCCGTCATCTCCGGTGCCGGACCCACCGTCATGGCGCTCACCGACGAGGCCACCGCCGACAAGGTGCAGGCCCTCGCGGGCGCCGACTGGGCGGCCAACCGGCTGAGCGTCGACACGCGGGGAGCGAGCGTGCTGCCGCTTGCGTCCTGA
- the thrC gene encoding threonine synthase, whose protein sequence is MTHQWRGIIEEYRDRLPVTDSTPVVSLREGGTPLVPAQVLSERTGCSVHLKVEGANPTGSFKDRGMTMAITRAKEEGAKAVICASTGNTSASAAAYAVRAGMVSAVLVPQGKIALGKMGQALVHGAKILQVAGNFDDCLDLARALSDNYPVALVNSVNPVRIEGQKTAAFEIVDMLGDAPDIHVLPVGNAGNITAYWKGYREYAADGPATRTPRMWGYQASGSAPIVRGEIVKDPSTVATAIRIGNPASWSYALAARDESGGHIDEVTDREILRAYRLLAAQEGVFVEPASAASVAGLLKAAEQGKVDPGQTIVCTVTGNGLKDPDWAVAGAPQPVTVPVDSAVAAERLGLA, encoded by the coding sequence ATGACCCACCAGTGGCGCGGAATCATCGAGGAGTACCGGGACAGGCTGCCGGTCACCGACAGCACGCCCGTCGTGTCGCTCCGCGAGGGCGGCACGCCTCTCGTGCCCGCACAGGTGCTCTCCGAGCGCACGGGCTGCTCGGTCCACCTCAAGGTGGAGGGGGCCAACCCCACCGGTTCCTTCAAGGACCGGGGCATGACCATGGCCATCACGCGGGCCAAGGAGGAGGGCGCCAAGGCGGTCATCTGCGCCTCCACCGGCAACACCTCCGCCTCGGCCGCCGCCTACGCGGTGCGCGCGGGCATGGTCTCGGCGGTGCTCGTCCCGCAGGGCAAGATCGCGCTCGGCAAGATGGGCCAGGCCCTCGTGCACGGCGCGAAGATCCTCCAGGTCGCCGGGAACTTCGACGACTGTCTCGACCTCGCGCGCGCCCTGAGCGACAACTACCCGGTGGCGCTGGTCAATTCGGTCAACCCGGTGCGTATCGAGGGCCAGAAGACGGCCGCCTTCGAGATCGTGGACATGCTGGGCGACGCCCCCGACATCCACGTCCTGCCGGTCGGCAACGCGGGCAACATCACGGCCTACTGGAAGGGCTACCGGGAGTACGCCGCCGACGGCCCGGCCACCCGCACCCCGCGCATGTGGGGCTACCAGGCGTCGGGCAGTGCGCCCATCGTGCGCGGTGAGATCGTCAAGGACCCCTCCACCGTGGCGACCGCCATCCGGATCGGCAACCCGGCCTCCTGGAGTTACGCCCTGGCCGCGCGGGACGAGTCCGGCGGTCACATCGACGAGGTGACGGACCGTGAGATCCTGCGCGCCTACCGGCTGTTGGCCGCGCAGGAGGGTGTCTTCGTGGAGCCCGCCTCCGCCGCCTCGGTGGCCGGACTGCTCAAGGCCGCCGAGCAGGGGAAGGTCGATCCGGGCCAGACCATCGTGTGCACCGTCACCGGCAACGGCCTGAAGGACCCCGACTGGGCCGTGGCCGGCGCCCCGCAGCCGGTCACCGTGCCGGTCGACTCGGCCGTCGCGGCCGAGCGGCTCGGCCTCGCCTGA
- a CDS encoding LCP family protein, with translation MSTESTPEPGIPEPGDGPRRRGKGRRRKRRSTGRKALLATAWTAAGVVVLAGAGAGYVYFKLNGNIHSVDINQMLGRDRPAKADNGSQNILVLGSDTRDGANRRIGGGAADSGARSDTAMIVHIYKGHKKASVVSIPRDTLIDRPACTDTKGHTYPAAKDVMFNSAYATGGAPCAVRTVESLSGIRMDHYLEVDFAGFQRLVDDLGGVRVTTTRAIEDPDSHLDLAAGTHTLDGAQALGLVRTRHGVGDGSDLGRIQLQQAFVKALIAQTKQVGVLSNPKKLYDLADTATRTVTTDSDLGSVNSLADFAGGLKGISASGMHMVTVPVQYDPADPNRVLLEPAKARQIWTALRNDQPVPDSATAGSATGGAKGVVTP, from the coding sequence GTGTCCACCGAGAGCACGCCGGAGCCCGGCATACCGGAGCCCGGAGACGGCCCCCGCCGCCGGGGCAAGGGGCGCCGCCGCAAGCGCCGCAGCACGGGCCGCAAGGCCCTGCTCGCCACGGCATGGACAGCGGCCGGCGTGGTCGTGCTGGCCGGTGCCGGCGCCGGGTACGTCTACTTCAAGCTGAACGGCAACATCCACAGCGTCGACATCAACCAGATGCTCGGCCGCGACAGGCCCGCCAAGGCCGACAACGGCTCCCAGAACATCCTGGTCCTCGGCTCCGACACCCGTGACGGCGCCAACCGGAGGATCGGCGGGGGAGCGGCCGACAGCGGCGCCCGCTCCGACACCGCGATGATCGTCCACATCTACAAGGGCCACAAGAAGGCGTCCGTGGTGTCCATCCCGCGCGACACCCTCATCGACCGTCCCGCCTGCACCGACACCAAGGGCCACACGTACCCGGCGGCGAAGGACGTCATGTTCAACTCGGCCTACGCCACCGGCGGCGCGCCCTGCGCGGTCCGGACCGTCGAGTCGCTCAGCGGTATCCGCATGGACCACTACCTGGAGGTCGACTTCGCCGGCTTCCAGCGCCTGGTCGACGACCTCGGGGGCGTACGCGTCACCACCACCCGCGCCATCGAGGACCCGGACAGCCACCTGGACCTGGCGGCCGGCACGCACACCCTCGACGGCGCGCAGGCGCTCGGCCTGGTGCGCACCCGGCACGGCGTCGGCGACGGCTCCGACCTCGGCCGCATCCAGCTCCAGCAGGCGTTCGTGAAGGCCCTCATCGCCCAGACCAAGCAGGTCGGCGTGCTGAGCAACCCCAAGAAGCTGTACGACCTCGCCGACACCGCGACCCGGACCGTCACCACCGACTCCGACCTCGGCTCGGTCAACTCCCTCGCGGACTTCGCGGGCGGCCTCAAGGGCATCAGCGCCTCCGGGATGCACATGGTCACCGTGCCGGTCCAGTACGACCCCGCCGATCCCAACCGGGTGCTGCTGGAGCCGGCCAAGGCCCGGCAGATCTGGACCGCGCTGAGGAACGACCAGCCGGTACCGGACTCCGCGACCGCGGGCTCGGCCACCGGCGGCGCCAAGGGCGTCGTCACCCCCTGA
- a CDS encoding response regulator, translating to MSGASGRVLVVDDSKGIRQLIKVNLELEGLEVVTAVDGAECLDVVHHVRPDVITLDVVMPRLDGLSTAARLRADPRTRGLPLAIISACTQYEVESGLDAGVDAFLPKPFEPDELVRLVKGLLERSDRRDGVCSGG from the coding sequence GTGTCAGGCGCGTCCGGCCGGGTGCTTGTTGTGGATGACAGCAAGGGCATCCGGCAGCTGATCAAGGTCAATCTCGAGCTGGAAGGGCTTGAGGTGGTGACCGCGGTCGATGGTGCCGAGTGTCTTGATGTGGTGCACCACGTGCGCCCGGACGTCATCACGCTCGACGTCGTCATGCCCCGTCTCGACGGGCTCAGTACCGCCGCCCGCCTCCGGGCCGACCCCCGTACCCGTGGCCTCCCGCTCGCCATCATCAGCGCGTGCACGCAGTACGAGGTGGAGAGCGGGCTCGACGCCGGCGTCGACGCGTTCCTGCCCAAGCCCTTCGAGCCGGACGAGCTGGTCCGGCTGGTCAAGGGGCTGCTGGAGCGGAGCGACCGGCGTGACGGGGTCTGCTCCGGCGGATAG
- a CDS encoding homoserine dehydrogenase, which produces MMRTRPLKVALLGCGVVGSEVARIMTTHADDLAARIGAPVELAGVAVRRPSKVRAGIDPALVTTDATALVKRGDIDVVVEVIGGIEPARSLITTALEHGASVVSANKALLAQDGAALHAAAEEHGRDLYYEAAVAGAIPLIRPLRESLAGDKVNRVLGIVNGTTNFILDKMDSTGAGYQEALDEATALGYAEADPTADVEGFDAAAKAAILAGIAFHTRVRLDDVHREGMTEVTAADFRSAREMGCTIKLLAICERAKDGASVTARVHPAMIPLSHPLASVRGAYNAVFVESDAAGQLMFYGPGAGGAPTASAVLGDLVAVCRNRLGGSTGPGESAYAALPVSPMGDVVTRYHISLDVADKPGVLAQVATVFAEHGVSIDTVRQQGKNQGSGDAVAVEQGGGGRREGGEASLVVVTHRASDASLTGTVEALRELDTVRGVASIMRVEGE; this is translated from the coding sequence ATGATGCGTACGCGTCCGCTGAAGGTGGCGCTGCTGGGCTGTGGAGTGGTCGGCTCCGAGGTGGCGCGCATCATGACGACGCACGCCGACGACCTCGCCGCCCGCATCGGGGCCCCGGTCGAACTGGCCGGGGTCGCCGTACGGCGGCCCTCGAAGGTGCGCGCCGGGATCGATCCCGCGCTCGTCACCACCGACGCGACCGCCCTGGTCAAGCGCGGTGACATCGACGTGGTGGTGGAGGTCATCGGCGGCATCGAGCCCGCCCGCTCCCTGATCACCACCGCGCTGGAGCACGGCGCGTCCGTCGTCTCGGCCAACAAGGCCCTGCTCGCCCAGGACGGCGCCGCCCTGCATGCCGCCGCCGAGGAGCACGGCCGAGACCTCTACTACGAGGCGGCCGTCGCCGGTGCCATCCCGCTGATCCGCCCGCTGCGCGAGTCCCTCGCCGGCGACAAGGTCAACCGGGTGCTCGGCATCGTCAACGGCACCACCAACTTCATCCTCGACAAGATGGACTCCACCGGCGCCGGCTACCAGGAGGCCCTGGACGAGGCCACCGCGCTCGGGTACGCCGAGGCCGACCCCACCGCCGACGTCGAGGGCTTCGACGCCGCCGCCAAGGCCGCCATCCTGGCCGGGATCGCCTTCCACACCCGCGTCCGCCTCGACGACGTGCACCGCGAGGGCATGACCGAGGTGACCGCGGCCGACTTCCGCTCGGCGCGGGAGATGGGCTGCACCATCAAGCTGCTCGCCATCTGCGAGCGGGCCAAGGACGGCGCCTCGGTCACCGCCCGCGTCCACCCGGCGATGATCCCGCTGAGCCACCCGCTGGCCTCGGTGCGCGGCGCGTACAACGCGGTGTTCGTGGAGTCCGACGCGGCCGGGCAGCTGATGTTCTACGGCCCCGGCGCCGGCGGCGCGCCCACCGCCTCGGCGGTCCTCGGCGACCTCGTCGCCGTCTGCCGCAACCGCTTGGGCGGTTCGACCGGGCCCGGCGAATCGGCGTACGCGGCGCTGCCCGTCTCGCCGATGGGGGACGTCGTCACGCGGTACCACATCAGCCTCGACGTCGCCGACAAACCGGGCGTACTCGCCCAGGTGGCCACGGTGTTCGCCGAGCACGGGGTGTCGATCGACACCGTCCGGCAGCAGGGTAAAAATCAGGGCAGCGGCGACGCAGTCGCCGTCGAGCAGGGTGGCGGCGGGCGACGGGAGGGCGGCGAGGCGTCCCTCGTCGTCGTCACGCACCGCGCCTCCGACGCGTCCCTCACCGGGACCGTGGAGGCGCTGCGCGAGCTCGACACCGTGCGGGGTGTCGCCAGCATCATGCGGGTTGAAGGGGAGTAA
- the nrtL gene encoding ArgS-related anticodon-binding protein NrtL yields MTPAELSRTVLDAVCRAVDAGELDVAPPERVTLTEPGPGGCGDFATNVALRLARPAARTPLYVADILRARLLDADGVRDVVVTGPGFLNISLRARDDLLTGLVREIRARGTEYGYGDALAGRTVVLRVPYEVRAEVVADAVARIVATQGGRAEIEHGEPVTLRPVPAPEDPAPLGPDAARWALLHPAPHDRPRITADHLVQREINPLFRVRYAHARVRALTRNAHDLGFAAEPGELNGTGTPLQTPLADHPRILRAAATRHAPDRLARHLLTVADALLPLLSEVLPVGEEKPGAAHRARLALAEAAGAVLAGGLSLLGIDAPEHL; encoded by the coding sequence GTGACCCCCGCCGAGCTGTCCCGTACCGTCCTGGACGCGGTGTGCCGTGCCGTGGACGCGGGGGAGCTGGACGTGGCTCCGCCCGAGCGGGTCACCCTCACCGAGCCCGGCCCCGGCGGCTGCGGCGACTTCGCCACCAACGTCGCCCTCCGCCTCGCCCGCCCCGCCGCCCGCACCCCCCTGTACGTCGCCGACATTCTGCGCGCGCGGCTGCTCGACGCGGACGGGGTGCGCGACGTCGTCGTCACCGGCCCGGGGTTCCTCAACATCAGCCTCCGCGCCCGCGACGACCTGCTCACCGGACTCGTCCGCGAGATCCGCGCGCGCGGTACGGAGTACGGGTACGGGGACGCCCTCGCCGGGCGGACCGTCGTACTGCGGGTGCCGTACGAGGTGCGCGCCGAGGTCGTCGCCGACGCGGTCGCGCGGATCGTCGCCACCCAGGGCGGCCGGGCGGAGATCGAGCACGGCGAGCCCGTCACGCTGCGGCCCGTCCCCGCGCCCGAGGACCCCGCGCCGCTCGGCCCCGACGCCGCCCGCTGGGCCCTGCTCCACCCCGCCCCGCACGACCGGCCCCGCATCACCGCCGACCACCTCGTCCAGCGCGAGATCAACCCCCTGTTCCGCGTCCGCTACGCCCACGCCCGCGTACGCGCGCTCACCCGCAACGCCCATGACCTGGGCTTCGCGGCGGAACCGGGGGAGCTGAACGGCACGGGCACCCCTCTCCAGACCCCCCTCGCCGACCACCCCCGCATCCTCCGCGCCGCCGCCACCCGGCACGCCCCCGACCGCCTCGCCCGGCATCTGCTCACCGTCGCGGACGCGCTGCTCCCGCTTCTGTCCGAGGTGCTGCCCGTAGGGGAGGAGAAACCCGGGGCCGCCCATCGTGCCCGGCTGGCGCTCGCCGAAGCCGCCGGGGCGGTGCTGGCCGGTGGCCTGTCCCTGCTCGGCATCGACGCACCCGAACACCTCTGA
- a CDS encoding DUF3761 domain-containing protein: MTYYQPQPPPAPAPRPAPKWARKRFVLPALGLTFLLGIGSAGADDTPNTTKSVANTKPAPTPTTTVTATATATETAKPEPAPTVTETVKVKVRVTVTARAAAGSGSGSSTSGGSSSTSGGSSSSGGSTSAGGGATAKCNDGSYSYAAHHQGACSHHGGVAVFYR, from the coding sequence ATGACCTACTACCAGCCCCAGCCGCCACCCGCGCCGGCGCCCCGCCCGGCCCCGAAGTGGGCCCGCAAACGCTTCGTACTCCCCGCCCTGGGCCTCACCTTCCTCCTCGGCATCGGCAGCGCCGGCGCCGACGACACCCCGAACACGACCAAGTCGGTCGCCAACACCAAGCCCGCCCCGACCCCCACGACCACGGTCACCGCGACGGCCACGGCAACGGAGACGGCGAAGCCGGAGCCTGCGCCGACGGTGACCGAGACGGTGAAGGTGAAGGTCCGGGTCACGGTCACGGCGCGTGCGGCGGCGGGGTCCGGGTCGGGCAGTTCGACGTCGGGCGGCTCCTCGTCCACCAGCGGCGGCTCCAGCTCCTCAGGAGGCTCAACCTCGGCAGGCGGCGGCGCGACGGCCAAGTGCAACGACGGCTCGTACTCGTACGCGGCCCACCATCAGGGGGCTTGCTCCCACCACGGCGGGGTTGCCGTCTTCTACCGGTAG
- the lysA gene encoding diaminopimelate decarboxylase: MSRSAHPAGPRHADVLPEGHYSAPPADLNALDPKVWAHTVRRDEDGVLTVGGRRVTDLAEEFGTPAYILDEADFRDRARAWRTAFGTDADVFYAGKAFLSRAVVRWLDEEGLNLDVCSGGELATALSAGMDPARIAFHGNNKSVEEITRAVEAGVGRIVLDSFQEIARVAHIAQGLGKRQKAQIRITVGVEAHTHEFIATAHEDQKFGIPLAGGQAAEAVRRALTLDGLELIGIHSHIGSQIFDMSGFEVAAHRVVGLLKDIRDEHGVELPEIDLGGGLGIAYTSSDDPREPHEIAKALTEIVTRECEAARLRVPRISVEPGRAIVGPTAFTLYEVGTVKRLDGLRTYVSVDGGMSDNIRTALYDAEYSVALVSRTSDAEPMLTRVVGKHCESGDIVVKDAFLPADLAPGDLIAVPATGAYCRSMASNYNHVLRPPVVAVGDGEARVIVRRETEEDLLRLDVG, encoded by the coding sequence ATGAGCCGTTCCGCCCACCCCGCCGGGCCCCGTCACGCCGATGTGCTGCCCGAGGGGCACTACTCGGCCCCGCCGGCCGACCTCAACGCCCTCGACCCCAAGGTGTGGGCCCACACCGTGCGCCGGGACGAGGACGGTGTCCTCACCGTCGGCGGCCGCCGGGTGACCGACCTGGCGGAGGAGTTCGGCACGCCCGCGTACATCCTCGACGAGGCCGACTTCCGGGACCGGGCCCGTGCCTGGCGCACCGCGTTCGGCACCGACGCCGACGTGTTCTACGCCGGCAAGGCGTTCCTCTCCCGCGCCGTCGTGCGCTGGCTCGACGAGGAGGGGCTCAACCTCGACGTCTGCTCCGGCGGCGAGCTGGCCACCGCGCTGTCCGCCGGGATGGACCCCGCGCGCATCGCCTTCCACGGCAACAACAAGTCCGTCGAGGAGATCACCCGCGCCGTCGAGGCCGGCGTCGGCCGGATCGTGCTCGACTCCTTCCAGGAGATCGCCCGCGTCGCGCACATCGCGCAGGGACTCGGCAAGCGGCAGAAGGCGCAGATCCGCATCACCGTCGGCGTCGAGGCGCACACCCACGAGTTCATCGCCACCGCGCACGAGGACCAGAAGTTCGGCATCCCGCTCGCGGGCGGCCAGGCGGCAGAGGCGGTACGGCGCGCGCTCACCCTCGACGGGCTCGAACTCATCGGCATCCACAGCCACATCGGCTCGCAGATCTTCGACATGTCCGGCTTCGAGGTCGCCGCCCACCGGGTGGTCGGCCTGCTGAAGGACATCCGCGACGAGCACGGCGTCGAGCTGCCCGAGATCGACCTCGGCGGCGGCCTCGGCATCGCCTACACCAGCTCCGACGACCCCCGCGAGCCGCACGAGATCGCCAAGGCGCTCACCGAGATCGTCACCCGCGAGTGCGAGGCGGCCCGGCTGCGCGTCCCCCGTATCTCCGTCGAGCCCGGCCGCGCCATCGTCGGGCCGACCGCGTTCACGCTGTACGAGGTCGGGACCGTCAAGCGGCTCGACGGGCTGCGGACGTACGTCTCCGTGGACGGCGGGATGTCGGACAACATCCGCACCGCGCTGTACGACGCCGAGTACAGCGTCGCCCTCGTCTCGCGGACCAGCGACGCCGAGCCGATGCTCACCCGCGTCGTCGGCAAGCACTGCGAGAGCGGGGACATCGTGGTCAAGGACGCGTTCCTGCCCGCCGACCTGGCGCCGGGCGACCTGATCGCCGTCCCCGCCACGGGCGCGTACTGCCGGTCCATGGCGAGCAACTACAACCACGTCCTGCGTCCGCCGGTCGTCGCGGTCGGCGACGGCGAGGCGCGGGTGATCGTCCGGCGTGAGACGGAGGAGGACCTGCTCCGGCTGGACGTCGGCTGA
- the rho gene encoding transcription termination factor Rho: MSDTTDLMGARVEETAAAPATDSAPATGAGSRRRRGTGLEGMVLAELQQVASGLGIRGTARMRKSQLIEVIKEAQAGGSAPKAEAAEETKPKRRATSKARTGEAAGEAKAEKAAQPAADKAAQIDIPGQPAGGPARAGEAEREDAPNERRRRRATADAGSPAAAESTETRGDKGEPKGDTQQQPQADGKADDGEGRGRRDRRDRDRDRGGRDRDRRGKGDDQQGGGRQDRQQGQQQGGGRQDRQDRDRQQQDDDDFEGGRRGRRGRYRDRRGRRGRDEIAEPQVNEDDVLIPVAGILDILDNYAFIRTSGYLPGPNDVYVSLAQVRKNGLRKGDHITGAVRQPKEGERREKFNALVRLDSVNGMAPEHGRGRPEFNKLTPLYPQDRLRLESESNVLTTRIIDLVSPIGKGQRGLIVAPPKTGKTMIMQAIANAITHNNPECHLMVVLVDERPEEVTDMQRSVKGEVISSTFDRPAEDHTTVAELAIERAKRLVELGHDVVVLLDSITRLGRAYNLAAPASGRILSGGVDSTALYPPKRFFGAARNIEDGGSLTILATALVDTGSRMDEVIFEEFKGTGNMELKLDRKLADKRIFPAVDVDASGTRKEEILLGSEELAITWKLRRVLHALDQQQAIELLLDKMKQTKSNIEFLTQIQKTTPAPGNSD, translated from the coding sequence GTGAGCGACACCACCGATCTGATGGGCGCACGTGTCGAGGAGACCGCTGCCGCGCCCGCCACGGACTCCGCGCCTGCCACCGGTGCCGGCTCCCGGCGGCGCCGTGGTACCGGCCTCGAGGGCATGGTGCTGGCCGAGCTCCAGCAGGTCGCCTCGGGCCTCGGCATCAGGGGCACCGCGCGGATGCGCAAGAGCCAGCTGATCGAGGTCATCAAGGAGGCCCAGGCCGGGGGAAGCGCCCCCAAGGCCGAGGCCGCCGAGGAGACCAAGCCCAAGCGCCGCGCCACCTCCAAGGCCCGTACGGGTGAGGCCGCCGGTGAGGCGAAGGCCGAGAAGGCCGCGCAGCCGGCCGCCGACAAGGCCGCCCAGATCGACATCCCCGGCCAGCCGGCCGGCGGTCCCGCCCGCGCGGGCGAGGCCGAGCGCGAGGACGCGCCCAACGAGCGCCGCCGCCGTCGTGCCACCGCCGACGCGGGCAGCCCGGCCGCCGCCGAGTCCACCGAGACCAGGGGCGACAAGGGCGAGCCGAAGGGCGACACCCAGCAGCAGCCGCAGGCCGACGGCAAGGCCGACGACGGCGAGGGCCGTGGCCGCCGCGACCGCCGGGACCGTGACCGCGACCGGGGCGGCCGGGACCGCGACCGCCGCGGCAAGGGCGACGACCAGCAGGGCGGCGGCCGTCAGGACCGCCAGCAGGGCCAGCAGCAGGGCGGCGGCCGCCAGGACCGTCAGGACCGCGATCGCCAGCAGCAGGACGACGACGACTTCGAGGGCGGCCGCCGTGGCCGCCGGGGCCGCTACCGCGACCGCCGTGGCCGTCGTGGCCGCGACGAGATCGCCGAGCCGCAGGTCAACGAGGACGACGTCCTGATCCCCGTCGCGGGCATCCTGGACATCCTCGACAACTACGCGTTCATCCGTACCTCCGGCTACCTGCCGGGCCCGAACGACGTGTACGTCTCCCTCGCCCAGGTCCGCAAGAACGGTCTGCGCAAGGGCGACCACATCACCGGCGCGGTCCGCCAGCCGAAGGAGGGCGAGCGCCGCGAGAAGTTCAACGCGCTGGTCCGCCTCGACTCCGTCAACGGCATGGCGCCCGAACACGGCCGTGGGCGGCCGGAGTTCAACAAGCTGACGCCGTTGTACCCGCAGGACCGGCTCCGTCTGGAGTCCGAGTCCAATGTGCTGACGACCCGGATCATCGACCTCGTGTCGCCGATCGGCAAGGGCCAGCGCGGTCTGATCGTGGCCCCGCCGAAGACCGGCAAGACCATGATCATGCAGGCGATCGCCAACGCGATCACGCACAACAACCCCGAGTGCCACCTGATGGTCGTCCTGGTCGACGAGCGTCCGGAAGAGGTCACGGACATGCAGCGGTCGGTGAAGGGCGAGGTCATCTCCTCGACCTTCGACCGCCCGGCCGAGGACCACACCACGGTCGCCGAGCTGGCCATCGAGCGCGCCAAGCGTCTGGTGGAGCTGGGTCACGACGTGGTCGTGCTGCTCGACTCGATCACGCGTCTGGGCCGTGCGTACAACCTCGCCGCCCCGGCGTCGGGCCGCATCCTCTCCGGTGGTGTCGACTCCACCGCCCTGTACCCGCCGAAGCGCTTCTTCGGTGCCGCGCGCAACATCGAGGACGGCGGCTCGCTGACCATCCTCGCCACCGCGCTCGTCGACACCGGGTCCCGCATGGACGAGGTGATCTTCGAGGAGTTCAAGGGCACCGGCAACATGGAGCTCAAGCTCGACCGGAAGCTCGCCGACAAGCGCATCTTCCCGGCGGTGGACGTCGACGCGTCCGGTACCCGCAAGGAAGAGATCCTGCTCGGCAGCGAGGAGCTGGCCATCACCTGGAAGCTGCGTCGCGTGCTGCACGCGCTCGACCAGCAGCAGGCGATCGAGCTGCTGCTCGACAAGATGAAGCAGACCAAGTCGAACATCGAGTTCCTCACCCAGATCCAGAAGACGACGCCGGCTCCCGGCAACAGTGACTGA